The following is a genomic window from Lysinibacillus sp. JNUCC-52.
AAAACAGTCGCTACAACAAAAAAAATGAAAGAAGCGGTATCTTATTACGCCTCACATCGAAGTGAATTGCAAGACCTCATTGAAGAAAAGGTGTTAGCAGCAAAAGTACTTTGCGATAGCGTATCAGAAAATGTGAACACGCTAGCCGAGAAAGTTGATGAGTTTAAAGAATTGCCTTCTACAATTCAAGGTATGATTAGTGATACCAAATCAGCTTTTACTTCACCAGATAAAGAATAAGCTGTATTAAACGGAGGGGATTAAATGGAAAAGAGAAAAGCATCAATACATTCAACGATTGGTGAGGTGAAATCGTTTTTCTCACCAGATGAAGATGCGGTAGATGTGATGACATCGAAGGGCTTTATTCAAGATTTAATGCTTCGCATACAACGTGTTGAAATATCAGCTCTTGGCGCACAACTTGCTTATTTCTTTTTACTTTCTTTCTTCCCCCTATTAATTTTCCTTGTTACCCTATTGCCATACTTAAACCTAGAGACGACGCAAGTTTATTCGTTTTTAGTCAATTTAATGCCTGATGAAGTATATAGGCTGATTGAAAGTACACTAAAAGAAGTATTAACAAATCGTAATAGTAGTTTATTATCGATCGGGGTACTTGGGACGATATGGTCTGCATCAAAAGGAATAAATGCGTTAATAAGAGCTCTAAATAAAGCCTACGATACTGAAGGTAGGGTAGGTTTTGTGGACAGAGGACTGTCCCTTGTATTTACGATTGCTTTAGTAATTGTAATTGCAGTAGCTCTTCTATTACCTGTCTTTGGGCAACAAATTGGACACTTCTTGTTTTCGATTGTTAACATTGAAGATGAGTTTGAATCTCTTTGGCGAAATATTCGATGGTCCATGCCACCATTACTTATCTTTTTAGTATTGATGGCAATCTATTGGTTAGTACCAAATACAAGCCCGCGATTAAAAATTATGGGTGTATGGCCAGGTGCCATTTTTTCAACGCTTGCTTGGCTCGTTGTGACATATGGTTTTTCTTTTTATATTAGTAACTTTGGAAACTATTCTGCTACATACGGTAGTATTGGTGGCGTTATTATTTTAATGCTATGGCTGTATTTTACAGGGATGATTTTAATTTTTGGTGGTGTGTTAAATGCCACCATGCAAAAAAGAGCCTTGCTAAAAGCGGAAGGTGCTATCAAATAATGAGAAAGGGTGGTCTCGGTTTGAGACCACCCTTCAATCTTTTTAGATTTAACTGCCGTTGTTTCACGCTTCAGCTCCTCAACCGTAAAAATCCACTACACTTTCCGCGGGCACAGTGTAAGCCGCAACCTTGTTACGTCTTACAACTGTTGCTGTTCCCGCAGGAGTCTCCGTGGATTTTTACTTGGTAAATCACAGAGTGTCTGGTAAATTGTTTGAGTGCCTGGCACTTCAGCGCTTTTTTCTATACATTTTTATTAAGCATTCGTAAGCCGTTTAAGATAACAAGAATTGTGCTACCTTCATGTCCGATAACACCTAGTGGTAAATCGACAGCTTGTAAAAAGTTCGAGGCAATAAGCAAGACGATGATACCGATTGAAAAGAAAATGTTTTGTTTAACAATTCGTTGCATTTTGCGGGATAGGCGTACTGCATAAGCAATTTTTGATAAGTCATTTTTCATTAACACAACATCTGCTGTTTCTAAAGCAACATCCGTACCTTCTCCCATGGCAATCCCTGTAGTAGCTGTTGCTAATGCAGGTGCGTCATTAATGCCATCACCAACCATCCCTACAAAGTTATGTTGATTAAGTAAACGTTTCATTTCCGTAACTTTTGTATCGGGAAGACACTCTGCAACGTATTCTGTGACGCCAGCTTCTTTCGCAATAACCTTAGCTGTTTTTTCATTATCGCCAGTAAGCATGATGACATCAATGCCCAATTCTTTTAATAATGAGACGGCTTTTTTTGCTTCATCACGAACCGTATCTTTTAAAGCAGCAAGTGCGACAATGCCTTCTTTGTCACGCATGAAAATTACCGTTTTACCTTCTGAAGTAAGCTTTGCTAAAGCGTTATTCGCAAAAGCATTGGCTTCATTCTCACCTACAAAATCAGGTTTACCAATAAGATACTCTGTTTCATTAACATAGCCCTTCATGCCCCAACCAGGGATATCTTCTATCGTAGCTTGCGCAAACTGTGAAATATGTTGTGCTCTTGCGTAGCTTGTAATTGCTTGGGCTAATGGGTGATTGGACTGTGCTTCAATACCTGCCAGAAGTGCTAATGCTTCTTCTCGATTAATGCCTTCGCGCACGATAAACTCAGTAACGACTGGTTTTCCTTGTGTAAGAGTCCCTGTTTTATCGACAGCTAATGCACGTAATACACTTAGATGCTCTAAGTGCAAGCCACCTTTAAATAGCACACCGTTTTTAGCACCATTTGAAATAGTTGCTAATGTTGCAGGCATTATTGAGGCAACGAGAGCACAAGGGGAGGCAACAACTAAGAGCACCATTGCTCGATAAAATGTCGTCGTCCAATCCCAACCGAGTAAAAAGTGGGGAAGGAACATCATAAGCGCTACAGATAGTAATACGAACTTCACATAAGTGCCTTCAAATTTTTCGATAAATTGCTGTGAAGGTGATTTTTCACTTTGAGCATTTTGTACAAGCATAATAATTTTTTGGAATAATGTTTCGGAATTTGGTTTCGTCATTTCCATCGTAATGGCACCATTTAAGTTAACTGTCCCTGCAAATACTTCATCACCTTTTAATTTGGCAATAGGTAATGGCTCACCACTAATTGCTGATTCATCTATAGACGACTGTCCTTTAATAATAATACCGTCTGCTGGGACCCGCTCACCTGGTTTAATGAGTAAATGGTCGCCAATTTTTAATGTAGAGACAGCAACTTTCAACGGTTCAAATCCGCCGCGTACTAGCCAAGCCTCTTCAGGTTGTAAATTCATAAGTGCTGAAATTTCGCGATGACTTTTGTTCATAGCATATGTTTCGAGAGCACCACTAACAGCAAATATGAAAATAAGAATTGCGCCTTCTGTCCAATAGCCAATAGCTGCTGAACCGATTGCAGCTAATATCATTAGTAGTTCTACATTCAATTTCTTTTCTTCTAGTGTTTCTTCAATGCCTTCTTTTGCTTTAGCAAATCCTCCGACACAAAAAGCAACAATATATAATAAGACAGAAGCTGTTGTTTGATCATTTGAATCTAAACGCCATGCAAGCAAAATAAATAATCCTGCCATTACGGCAGCAATTAGTTCAGCATGTTCTTTTACATTCTCAATTAAACTTATATTTTCTCGATTAGAGTATTCCATCTATATCCCCCCTGATAATGAAAATCAATATCAAAACCCTTATTAAATAAGGAAGTAATAACATTTGTGTAGTTGATAATCACTTTCATTTACGTCTTTTCTAATTTAGAATTATTATAACAAAGGTTTTTGGAAAATGAAAGCAATAACTTTTCGAGGTAATGGAATAGGACCAATCATAATTAAATATAATAATGTGTTCAACAAACTGTTTATTGTTTTACCCATCTTGAACATGTGTTAAAACAGAAAAAGACACAGTATATTCTCTAGGAATATTCTGTGCCTTTATATTTTGTGTGCGCATTAGATAAATCTTTTATGTGAAAAATGTTTTGCTAGATTAGAAAACTCTTTCTGCATGTTGAGCAAGTTTTTCTAGAGAAGATTTGTCCACATCAGCGTGAAGTGAGTTACCGTGAGAGTCCATTGTTACAACAGCTGTGAACCCTTCAACATTTAAATGCCACATAGCTTCTGGAATACCGAATTCCATTAAGTCTACACCATCTACACCTTTAATGCAGTCTGCGTAGTATTGAGCAGCACCGCCAATTGCATTCAAGTAAACACCACCATGTTCACCTAAAGCAGCAAGTGTTTTTGGACCCATACCACCTTTACCAATAACAGCACGGATACCGAATTTTTTCATAATATCGCCTTGATATGGCTCCTCACGAATAGAAGTAGTTGGACCAGCAGCTTTCACTGTCCAGTTACCTTCTTCATCTTTAGCCATTACAGGACCACAGTGATAAATAACTTGACCGTTAAGATCAACTGGTGCATCATGGCTCATTAAATGATGGTGAATTGCATCACGGCCAGTGTACATACGGCCCGTAATAGCTACAACGTCACCTACTTTAAGTGAACGAATTTGTTCTTCTGTAATTGGAGCAGTTAGCTCTACTACATTTGTTAAAGTTTCATCTGTTGTTGCAGCAACTTCTTCATCTTCTTTAAATGTAATTTTTTCACCTTCTTGGTAGTGCCAGTTGATGATTTCGCCTGTTTCAGGATTAATATCAACTGCCATACGACGGTATGCCCAACAGTTATATGCTACAGATACGTAGAATGAAGCGGGAATACGGTGCATTACGCCAATTTTACAGCCAAGTAAAGTTGCTTCACCACCGAAGCCCATTGTACCGATTCCGAATGTGTTTGCAGTTTTCACCACATATTCTTCTAATTTTGCAAGATCAGGATTTGAATTTGTATCTTCTACATGACGGAATAATTGTTCTTTTGCTAAATCGTATCCAGAAGAGCGATCGCCACCAATACCTACACCGATAAAGCCAGCAGAACAGCCTTGTCCTTGTGCTTGATAAACAGAGTGTAAAATACATTTACGGATACCATCTAAATCACGACCAGCACGGCCAAGACCTTCTAGTTCACATGGTAGGCTATACTGGATGTTTTTGTTTTCACAGCCGCCACCTTTAAGAATTAATTTAATCGTAATATAATCTTTTTCCCATTGCTCGAATTTCATAACTGGCAGACCATCACCAAGGTTATTACCACTGTTTGCACCAGTTAAAGAATCAACGGCATTAGGACGTAATTTTGCATCAGCAGTTGTATCGTTAATCGCTTTTTTAATCGCTTCTTTAATCTCTAATTGGTTTACGCCAACAGGAGTGTAGATTTTAAATGTTGGTAGACCAGTATCTTGACAGATTGGTGATACATTGTCTTCTGCCATAATAATATTATTTGAGATTGTTTCTAAACTCATTGCTGCGCGAGTACCAGCATTTTCAGCTTCTTTAGCTTTTTTAATGGCACGACGTACATCTTTTGGTAAGTTTGTTGATGTTTCAGTAATTAAATTGTAAAGACTTTTCTCCAAAGTTTGAAGATTCATTTTGATATTGCCCCCCAATGAAAATTTGATGATTTCCACGAACCATTATACTCTTTTCCACTAATGAAAAAAAGAGTCCATCTAATTGTGGTAGGAATTAGCGATTATTAGTATAGAATGTGTAATGTTTACTGATAAACCTTTAAATGTTCAAAGAAAATAGTAATTGATTATTAGGAACATTTGTTCTAAAATAGAATTAACTTTACTTTAAGGAGGATATTTCATGTCTGAAACAATATCGTTGAAGTTACCAAAGGAAGTTGAGCAATTTCGAAATATAATAGAAGGAACAATGAAACCTGTTGTTGTAATTGAAACGCAAGAAAAGGAAACGACATTATTTGAAAGTAAGTTTGCAGGTAATCCGTATTTTCCACTTTCTAAGGAATATCCAAAAAATGAGGACCAACAACCATTAAAGCTTTTAGCACAAATTAATTTTGCAGATGTACCTAAGCATTTACCTCATTTCCCTAATGAGGGGATATTGCAATTTTATATTGATGGTTATGATGATGTATTAGGAATGGATTTCGATAATGGGAAAAATCAAAATGGTTTTCGAGTTATTTTCCACGATACAATCGTCAACGATGAATCGCAGCTTATTCAAGATTTTTCATTTATAGAAAGTGCAGAAGAAGAAATGTATTTTCCAGTAGAAAAGGAAATGGGCTTGTCTTTTAAAGCAAAATATGAACCTTTATCTATGGATGATTTTAGAAGTAATGAATTATATGCAAGCATCGTAGAAGCTACTGAAGAAGATGAGGAGCTGACAGATGTATTATATGATGTATTAACTGGTGATGGACACAAAATGGGGGGATATCCTTTCTTCACACAGGAAGACCCTAGAGCATACGGTGATTATACAGATTCAACAACGATGTTACTTCAAATAGATAGTGAAGGCGATCATATTATGTGGGGAGATTGTGGTGTTGGCAATTTCTTCATTACAGAGGAAGAACTAAAAAATAGAGATTTTAGCAATGTAGTGTACAATTGGGATTGTCATTAAAAAGCAAGCGAGCATAGATTGCTCGCTTGCTTTTCATTGGTATTATTGTTCACGAGCGTTGAATTGCTCCATTTTATCTTCTAAATCATCCATCATTTGAATTAAACGATCAATATCTTGTAATTCAGTCTTTTCTGGGTCGATGGCATCTAATACTTCTAAAAACATTTCAAGACGTTCCTTTAAGTAAGTCACTTGTTGTTCTTTATCCGTGATTGGCTTTGACATGCATACACCTCATTTCGTCCCTTACATAGTAGCTGATTTGGGACTAAATTTCAATGCCTAGGTTAACACCTAGGACTTAGCGATTATTTTTAAAAATCAATAGACAGAATATTTACAATATTGATTGTATATGTTAAAGTTATTTTAAGAAATAGTAAAGGAGCTGATGGTACAAAACGGTGAACTCTAACTCGAAAAGGAGGGAGTTTAAACAAGTAATAGGCAAATAAAAAAGCCGAAAATCGTGTTTATACAAGTTGAATGATAATAAGTGTTAGTTAGGCCTTAGCGTAAAATCACATGTGGTGAGCGCTAAGGCTTTTTGGTATGCTGTAATGTGGAAGATGACTTGAAGTTGGAGGAAAAAATGAATTACTTCTCAGATTACAGCAAAAAAAGATTTACTATTTTAGTGTTAATCGTATCTATATCTGGGTTTTCACAAGGGATGCTATTGCCACTTATCTCGATTATTTTTGAGCGTGATGGTGTATCGTCCGCTTTAAATGGTCTAAATGCGACGGGACTATACATAGGAACTTTATTAATTTCACCCTTTATCGAACAGCCTTTACGAAAATGGGGCTACAAACCAATCATTTTAATCGGCGGAGCATTCGTCTTTGTATCACTTATTGTATTTCCTTTATGGAAAAGCGTCACATTTTGGTTTGTATTACGTTTACTAATAGGTGTTGGAGATCATGCGCTACATTATGCTACGCAAACATGGATTACGAGTACATCTGATCATAAGAGCCTAGGTAAAGGAATGGCTATTTATGGTTTATCGTTTAGCATGGGCTTTGCGGTAGGGCCATTAATGGTACAGCTTATAAAAATTGCAGAGGCATTGCCGTTTATTGTGTCATCTATAATGTGCTTAATAGCTTGGTCATTTGTATTTTTCTTACGCAATGAAAAGCCAGAGCGTTTAACGGGTGATATGAAGGCACGAGGATGGCATCGTTATAAGGTGGCAATTGTATTTGGATGGATAGCATTTTTAGGTCCGTTTGTTTACGGCTTTTTAGAATCTTCATTAAACGCTTTATTTCCAGTTTACGCTTTACGTATCGGTTTTGATGTTAACATGATTCCGATTATTTTATCTGTCTTTACATTTGGAGGGATTTTAACGCAAGTGCCACTTGGTGCATTGGGAGATAAAATAGGGCGACGCAACATTCTGATGTTCGGATCATTTGGAGGCGCTATTCTTTTTAGTATTGCTAGTTTTTTAGAGCACTCGCAAATGGCTGTAGCCATCGTGTTTTTCTGTGCTGGTACATTAGTCGGTTCGATGTTTTCTCTAGGTATTACATATATGGCTGATTTAACGCCTAAAGAGTTGCTACCAACTGGAAACCTACTTTGTGGTATTGCCTTAAGTATCGGTAGTCTAACAGGACCATTTTTAGGTGGAGTGTATTTAGAGTTTGTGAAAAACTATAGCTTCCTTTTACTTGTAGCACTTCTATTGCTAGGTGTTGCGACAGTTCTACTCGTATTCGGAAAAAATAAAAATAAGCGACCATTGACAGTTTAATGTCATGGTCGCTTTTATATACAAAATAAAAGAGCGGGGCTCATCTCCCGCTCATAAAACAAAAAACGCCCAGCAAATCCGTGCTGTAATGGCGTTTTTCGGTGTGACACGGATGTTCCGTCCATGCCACGTAGGTTTGGCACCTAGAAATACATTATACAGACAAGCTTCGTTAAAAGCAATTAGATAATAATTCCATGCCTGCGGGAGCGGGTAGTGATTCCGCGAAAGCAGGTAGTGATTCCGCGGAGGCGGGTGATGATTCCGCGAAAGTGGGTGATGATCCCGCGAAAGCGAGCAGTGATTCCGCGAAAGTGGGTGGTAATTCCGCGAAAGGGCGTTGATTCCGCGAAAGAGGGTAGTGATTCCGCGGAAGTGGGTGGTAATTCCGCGAAAGCGGGCAGTGATTCTGCGAAAGCAGGTAGTGATTCCGCGGAAGAAGAAAGTAATCCCGCGAAAGGAGCAGTTTTATGTTATTAAAATAAAAAAGCATCTCAAAACTAATTGAGATGCTCCAATTTATTTATTTTTCAACACAAGCTTAGCGACGCATTCGACTTGAGCAGTCTGAGCGAACATATCCACTGGTTGGATATATTCAACATCATAAAGCTTTGATAATTCCTGTAGATCTTTTGCTAATGTAGATGGATTACAAGATGTATAGACAAAACGCTTTGGTTTTAGCTTAAGGACAGTGCGGATAAATTCTGGTGCAAGTCCTGTGCGTGGTGGGTCTACTGTAATAACATCTGGCGTGAAGCCTTCTTTACGCCATTTTGCTAAAACACTTTCAGCTGTGCCGACTGCATATTTCGTATGTTTGAAGCCATGGTTACGCGCGTTTTTGCGTGCATCTTGAATGCTTTCTGGAATGACGTCCATACCACGAACTTCTTTCGCCTTATCCGCTAACCATAAACCGATTGTACCAACTCCACAATAGGCATCCACAACGGTTTCAGTGCCTGTTAATGCCGCTGCTTTTTTGATTTCATTGTATAGATATACTGTTTGTGTTGGATTCAATTGGAAGAATGCACGAGCAGATAGGTCAAATGCTAATTCCCCAAGCTCCTCATGTATTGTTTCCTTGCCGTCAAGAACTATCGTTTCATCACCAAAAATAAGTGATGTTTTTTCCCGATTAATATTTTGTGCAATCGATACGATACTTGGATCGATTTTTTTAATGCGTGTGATAAGCTCGGCAAGGTGAGGAATTTCTTTTCGTGTTGTCACAAGGACCACTTGTGTTTCACCAGTTCGAATGCCTGTACGTACAACAATCGTACGCACTAAACCATCGAGCGTACGACCGTCGTAAATCGTAATATTTAGCTTTTGTAAGATTTTACGTGTTGCTACAGTAATTTTAGAAGTGATGGGATGTTGTACAAGGCAATCATTAATATTCAGTAGCTTGTTGCTGCCTTCTGAAAAAAGCCCTGCATAGACACGTTTGCCTTCTTTGCGTACTTGAAATTGGCTTTTATTGCGATAATTCCAAGGGTTGTCCATACCAAGTGTGTTACGAACTTCTACGCTTTCTGCTAAAGGCTTAGCATAGCGTTCTAACGCTTGAATCACGATATCTCGTTTTTCAATTAGCTGTTTTTCATATGTCATATGTTGAAGCTGACAGCCACCGCATTCATTGTAAACAGGGCACGGTGCCTCCTGACGAAAGTGAGATGCTTTGCGAATAGCAAGTATATCTGCTTCTGCGAAATTGCGTTGTGTTTTCGTCACTTGTGCGGTAATTTCTTCTCCTGGTATAGCGCCCTTTACGAAGACGACGTTGCGTTTATAAAAGCCAACACCCTCGCCATTAATACCAAGTCTTTTTATAGTTAATGGGAATTTTTGTCCCACTTCCATCGTTGTTTGTTGCGTCAAGCGATCCACGTCCTTTAACTTTGTTCAGCACGTAGGTATTGATAACATGCTGATGTCATCTCCCCATTATAACTAAGGAGTGGACGATTGCATAGTGACAGGGAAATCTTCATATTCCAATACTAAATCGTCAAGCGATAAAAAAGTATAGCCTTGCTTCTTCGCTTCAGCAATGAATAAAGGTAGGGCCTCCGCATTATCTTGCGCTACTGTATGCATTAAAATAACAGCGCCAGGATGAAGTTGCTCCATTAACGCATTATAAGCATAATCTGCTCCACGGCGCTCATCTTTTAGCCAATCTTTAAAAGCGACAGACCAGAAAATATGACGGTAACCTTCTGCATTGCCAACCTCTAACAACTTCGCATTGAAAATTCCTTCTGGTGGTCGAGCATAAGTTGTACGGTCTATGCCTGTTAATTCACGTAATTTACCATCAAACTTACGCCATTCTGCACGCATACCATCTCTCGTTAACTTTGCCATATTCGGATGACCGTAAGAATGGTTACCGATTGTATGACCGTCTTGCACCATACGCTTGACAAGGTCACCTGCGCTATCTAAATAATGGCCAGTTAAAAAGAAGGTTGCTGGTGCTTTTTCCTTTTCTAATGTATCCAATATACTTTCGGTAAAGCCATTTTCATACCCGTTATCAAATGTTAAATAAACCACTTTTTTATCGGATTTTCCTTTATAAATTGCTCCATATTGGTCGAGTAGTTTATCAAGCTGTGCTCCTGCTTGTGCAGGTTCACCATTCTTTGCTCGTTTAATGCCCCAATGATATTCATCCGAGCCTGAGGCAAAGTATGGATTAATGCTTATTGCTGCGGCAATAATAAAAGTAGCAATTACTGCACCTACAATATGTTGTTTCCACATAAAAACGCATCCTTTCCTTTTCTTTTAGGATGCGTTCTTTTCAAAAATTTATCCTGCTTCTTGTTTCACTTTGCGCACGGATTTTATAATAAATTTTCAAGTGCTTCTTTTAAATAAGGATAGTTAAATTCAAAATTTTGTTTTTCTAAAACAGTTGGTAATACATGCTGTCCTTCTAAAACGAGCATACTTTGTTCTCC
Proteins encoded in this region:
- a CDS encoding YtxH domain-containing protein, coding for MGQSKLLASIVVGAAVGAAISMFDRTTREKTVATTKKMKEAVSYYASHRSELQDLIEEKVLAAKVLCDSVSENVNTLAEKVDEFKELPSTIQGMISDTKSAFTSPDKE
- a CDS encoding YihY/virulence factor BrkB family protein; amino-acid sequence: MEKRKASIHSTIGEVKSFFSPDEDAVDVMTSKGFIQDLMLRIQRVEISALGAQLAYFFLLSFFPLLIFLVTLLPYLNLETTQVYSFLVNLMPDEVYRLIESTLKEVLTNRNSSLLSIGVLGTIWSASKGINALIRALNKAYDTEGRVGFVDRGLSLVFTIALVIVIAVALLLPVFGQQIGHFLFSIVNIEDEFESLWRNIRWSMPPLLIFLVLMAIYWLVPNTSPRLKIMGVWPGAIFSTLAWLVVTYGFSFYISNFGNYSATYGSIGGVIILMLWLYFTGMILIFGGVLNATMQKRALLKAEGAIK
- a CDS encoding heavy metal translocating P-type ATPase: MEYSNRENISLIENVKEHAELIAAVMAGLFILLAWRLDSNDQTTASVLLYIVAFCVGGFAKAKEGIEETLEEKKLNVELLMILAAIGSAAIGYWTEGAILIFIFAVSGALETYAMNKSHREISALMNLQPEEAWLVRGGFEPLKVAVSTLKIGDHLLIKPGERVPADGIIIKGQSSIDESAISGEPLPIAKLKGDEVFAGTVNLNGAITMEMTKPNSETLFQKIIMLVQNAQSEKSPSQQFIEKFEGTYVKFVLLSVALMMFLPHFLLGWDWTTTFYRAMVLLVVASPCALVASIMPATLATISNGAKNGVLFKGGLHLEHLSVLRALAVDKTGTLTQGKPVVTEFIVREGINREEALALLAGIEAQSNHPLAQAITSYARAQHISQFAQATIEDIPGWGMKGYVNETEYLIGKPDFVGENEANAFANNALAKLTSEGKTVIFMRDKEGIVALAALKDTVRDEAKKAVSLLKELGIDVIMLTGDNEKTAKVIAKEAGVTEYVAECLPDTKVTEMKRLLNQHNFVGMVGDGINDAPALATATTGIAMGEGTDVALETADVVLMKNDLSKIAYAVRLSRKMQRIVKQNIFFSIGIIVLLIASNFLQAVDLPLGVIGHEGSTILVILNGLRMLNKNV
- a CDS encoding fumarate hydratase — encoded protein: MNLQTLEKSLYNLITETSTNLPKDVRRAIKKAKEAENAGTRAAMSLETISNNIIMAEDNVSPICQDTGLPTFKIYTPVGVNQLEIKEAIKKAINDTTADAKLRPNAVDSLTGANSGNNLGDGLPVMKFEQWEKDYITIKLILKGGGCENKNIQYSLPCELEGLGRAGRDLDGIRKCILHSVYQAQGQGCSAGFIGVGIGGDRSSGYDLAKEQLFRHVEDTNSNPDLAKLEEYVVKTANTFGIGTMGFGGEATLLGCKIGVMHRIPASFYVSVAYNCWAYRRMAVDINPETGEIINWHYQEGEKITFKEDEEVAATTDETLTNVVELTAPITEEQIRSLKVGDVVAITGRMYTGRDAIHHHLMSHDAPVDLNGQVIYHCGPVMAKDEEGNWTVKAAGPTTSIREEPYQGDIMKKFGIRAVIGKGGMGPKTLAALGEHGGVYLNAIGGAAQYYADCIKGVDGVDLMEFGIPEAMWHLNVEGFTAVVTMDSHGNSLHADVDKSSLEKLAQHAERVF
- a CDS encoding YwqG family protein, with product MSETISLKLPKEVEQFRNIIEGTMKPVVVIETQEKETTLFESKFAGNPYFPLSKEYPKNEDQQPLKLLAQINFADVPKHLPHFPNEGILQFYIDGYDDVLGMDFDNGKNQNGFRVIFHDTIVNDESQLIQDFSFIESAEEEMYFPVEKEMGLSFKAKYEPLSMDDFRSNELYASIVEATEEDEELTDVLYDVLTGDGHKMGGYPFFTQEDPRAYGDYTDSTTMLLQIDSEGDHIMWGDCGVGNFFITEEELKNRDFSNVVYNWDCH
- a CDS encoding SE1561 family protein, producing the protein MSKPITDKEQQVTYLKERLEMFLEVLDAIDPEKTELQDIDRLIQMMDDLEDKMEQFNAREQ
- a CDS encoding MFS transporter; the protein is MNYFSDYSKKRFTILVLIVSISGFSQGMLLPLISIIFERDGVSSALNGLNATGLYIGTLLISPFIEQPLRKWGYKPIILIGGAFVFVSLIVFPLWKSVTFWFVLRLLIGVGDHALHYATQTWITSTSDHKSLGKGMAIYGLSFSMGFAVGPLMVQLIKIAEALPFIVSSIMCLIAWSFVFFLRNEKPERLTGDMKARGWHRYKVAIVFGWIAFLGPFVYGFLESSLNALFPVYALRIGFDVNMIPIILSVFTFGGILTQVPLGALGDKIGRRNILMFGSFGGAILFSIASFLEHSQMAVAIVFFCAGTLVGSMFSLGITYMADLTPKELLPTGNLLCGIALSIGSLTGPFLGGVYLEFVKNYSFLLLVALLLLGVATVLLVFGKNKNKRPLTV
- the rlmD gene encoding 23S rRNA (uracil(1939)-C(5))-methyltransferase RlmD — encoded protein: MTQQTTMEVGQKFPLTIKRLGINGEGVGFYKRNVVFVKGAIPGEEITAQVTKTQRNFAEADILAIRKASHFRQEAPCPVYNECGGCQLQHMTYEKQLIEKRDIVIQALERYAKPLAESVEVRNTLGMDNPWNYRNKSQFQVRKEGKRVYAGLFSEGSNKLLNINDCLVQHPITSKITVATRKILQKLNITIYDGRTLDGLVRTIVVRTGIRTGETQVVLVTTRKEIPHLAELITRIKKIDPSIVSIAQNINREKTSLIFGDETIVLDGKETIHEELGELAFDLSARAFFQLNPTQTVYLYNEIKKAAALTGTETVVDAYCGVGTIGLWLADKAKEVRGMDVIPESIQDARKNARNHGFKHTKYAVGTAESVLAKWRKEGFTPDVITVDPPRTGLAPEFIRTVLKLKPKRFVYTSCNPSTLAKDLQELSKLYDVEYIQPVDMFAQTAQVECVAKLVLKNK
- a CDS encoding polysaccharide deacetylase family protein — protein: MWKQHIVGAVIATFIIAAAISINPYFASGSDEYHWGIKRAKNGEPAQAGAQLDKLLDQYGAIYKGKSDKKVVYLTFDNGYENGFTESILDTLEKEKAPATFFLTGHYLDSAGDLVKRMVQDGHTIGNHSYGHPNMAKLTRDGMRAEWRKFDGKLRELTGIDRTTYARPPEGIFNAKLLEVGNAEGYRHIFWSVAFKDWLKDERRGADYAYNALMEQLHPGAVILMHTVAQDNAEALPLFIAEAKKQGYTFLSLDDLVLEYEDFPVTMQSSTP